The Vicia villosa cultivar HV-30 ecotype Madison, WI unplaced genomic scaffold, Vvil1.0 ctg.001359F_1_1, whole genome shotgun sequence genome contains a region encoding:
- the LOC131634807 gene encoding pentatricopeptide repeat-containing protein At3g48810-like — MSMYLKDGCSLLLKLRKSPIPFVLTTNPISNPDNPSPIPESQVLQVLKNEPDIVSSLEYFKSLANSGAFKHTQLTYQTMIEKLGRNNEMDAVQYLLQQMKLESVPCSEELFICVMNCYRRAKLGEQGLKMFYRIREFGCKPSVKIYNHLLDCLLGENMFKMISPLYNNMKGEGLEPNVFTYNILLKALCKNGKVDGACKLLEEMSNKGCPPDDISYTTIVSSMCKSGEVDKAKEIALRFEPVVPVYNALIHGMCKGYRIKEAFDLMNEMVGKGVDPNVVSYSTVISCLSDMGNIELSLAVFAQMFVRGCSANVHTFTSLIKGYFMRGRLGDALGLWNLMIREGVKPNVVSYNTLIHGLCSNGRMDEVVYVWNQMEKDFVRPNVTMYSTIIHGFAKSGDLISACEIWNKMINCGCRPNVVAYTCMVDILCRMSMFDQAFDLIDNMISDGCPPTVVTFNNFIKGLCRGGRVEWAMNVLDQMEKYECLPNIRTYNELLDGLFKANAFREACGLIRELEERNVELNCITYNTIMYGLSFQGMHQQVLQLLGKMLVNGVKPDDITDNITINAYCKLGKVRTAIKVLDNITAEKEFCADIITHTIILWGICNWLGIEEAIVYLHEMLNKGIFPNIATWNVLVRGFFSNLGHLGPIRILDDILGTR; from the coding sequence ATGTCAATGTATTTGAAAGATGGTTGTTCCTTATTATTAAAACTTCGTAAATCTCCAATCCCATTCGTTCTAACCACAAACCCAATTTCAAACCCTGACAACCCCTCTCCAATTCCCGAATCCCAAGTTTTACAAGTATTAAAAAATGAACCTGACATTGTTTCATCACTTGAATACTTCAAATCCTTAGCAAATTCAGGAGCTTTCAAACACACCCAATTAACATACCAAACCATGATTGAAAAGCTTGGACGAAACAACGAAATGGACGCTGTTCAGTATCTTTTGCAACAGATGAAGCTGGAAAGTGTACCTTGTTCTGAAGAGTTGTTCATCTGTGTGATGAATTGTTATAGGAGAGCAAAGTTAGGTGAACAGGGTTTGAAGATGTTTTATAGGATTAGGGAATTTGGGTGTAAGCCTAGTGTTAAGATATATAATCATCTTTTGGATTGTTTACTTGGTGAAAACATGTTTAAGATGATTAGTCCTCTTTATAATAACATGAAAGGTGAAGGATTGGAACCGAATGTGTTTACGTATAATATTCTTCTTAAGGCGCTTTGTAAAAATGGGAAGGTTGATGGTGCATGCAAGCTGCTTGAGGAAATGTCTAATAAGGGTTGTCCTCCTGATGATATTAGCTACACTACTATAGTTTCGTCTATGTGTAAATCGGGTGAAGTGGATAAAGCGAAAGAGATAGCTTTGAGATTTGAGCCTGTGGTGCCGGTTTATAATGCTTTGATTCATGGAATGTGTAAGGGATATAGGATTAAGGAGGCGTTTGATTTGATGAATGAGATGGTGGGTAAAGGGGTTGACCCGAATGTTGTTAGTTACTCGACGGTTATTAGTTGTCTTTCTGATATGGGGAATATTGAGTTGTCGCTTGCAGTTTTTGCGCAAATGTTTGTGAGAGGATGTAGCGCTAATGTTCATACATTTACTTCTTTGATAAAAGGTTATTTTATGCGAGGGAGACTCGGTGATGCTCTTGGTTTGTGGAATCTCATGATTCGAGAGGGAGTTAAGCCAAATGTAGTTTCGTACAACACTCTTATACACGGTCTTTGCTCCAATGGGAGGATGGACGAGGTAGTATATGTATGGAATCAGATGGAGAAGGATTTTGTTCGTCCAAATGTGACCATGTATAGCACTATCATACACGGCTTTGCAAAATCGGGGGATTTGATTAGCGCCTGTGAAATATGGAACAAGATGATAAATTGTGGTTGTCGTCCAAATGTTGTGGCGTATACCTGCATGGTGGATATCCTTTGTCGGATGTCTATGTTTGATCAAGCTTTTGATCTTATTGATAATATGATTTCTGATGGTTGTCCTCCAACTGTTGTTACATTCAACAACTTTATCAAGGGCTTATGTCGTGGCGGAAGAGTAGAATGGGCGATGAATGTGCTTGATCAGATGGAGAAATATGAATGCTTACCtaatatcagaacatataatgaGTTATTGGATGGTCTCTTTAAGGCGAACGCATTCAGAGAGGCTTGTGGACTTATAAGAGAGTTGGAAGAAAGGAATGTGGAGTTGAATTGCATCACTTACAACACTATCATGTATGGTTTATCTTTTCAAGGAATGCATCAACAAGTTTTGCAGCTTTTGGGGAAAATGTTGGTAAATGGAGTAAAGCCAGATGACATTACGGATAATATAACTATCAATGCATATTGTAAGTTGGGTAAGGTTAGAACAGCTATCAAGGTTTTGGATAATATCACTGCTGAAAAGGAATTTTGTGCAGACATAATAAcacatactattattttatggggTATCTGTAATTGGTTAGGCATTGAGGAGGCTATTGTGTATCTTCATGAAATGTTGAATAAAGGAATATTTCCCAATATTGCCACTTGGAATGTGTTGGTTCGAGGCTTCTTTAGTAACTTAGGTCATTTGGGACCAATCCGCATTTTGGATGATATATTGGGAACTCGATAA
- the LOC131634816 gene encoding G-box-binding factor 1-like — protein MGKEDFNPFGRPYNFIAPQDQTPNQSMPPHWSTNMQAYYNSGSTSNPFYNPLAASPYMYQQYMWQNQANNALFHRDALNDPARLSNKPHVAKDPALAFSGTARRNVGEGNSDFNKLFIGNSLSLITGDSREYGNPSSAPKNDRDGTSMSVPTGSKRSPGEEQEGTNNVLPLSMTLKPNMIIGDENPSGLTQNLETLVKESDADENADTQLKILEGDDDVRKERKRQSNRESAKRSRMRKQQECEELCKKIDTLKDENSVLTQRLVTLSEECLELTNENNSIEEELVKRYGSESIADLLLMKPV, from the exons ATGGGGAAAGAAGATTTCAATCCATTTGGGAGACCTTACAATTTTATTGCGCCTCAAGAT CAAACTCCAAACCAGTCTATGCCCCCTCATTGGTCTACAAATATGCAG gcTTATTACAATTCTGGGTCTACTTCAAATCCCTTTTATAATCCACTTGCAGCTAGCCCTTACATGTATCAGCAGTACATGTGGCAAAATCAG GCAAACAATGCACTATTTCATCGTGATGCCCTAAATGATCCTGCAAGGCTCTCCAATAAACCTCACGTAGCTAAG GATCCTGCACTGGCCTTTTCAGGAACGGCTCGAAGGAATGTCGGAGAAGGAAACTCGGACTTCAACAAATTATTCATCGGAAACTCACTAAGTTTAATAACTGGGGATTCAAGAGAATATGGAAACCCATCTTCAGCACCGAAAAATGATAGGGATGGAACCTCAATGAG TGTACCAACTGGAAGCAAGAGATCACCAGGCGAAGAACAAGAGGGCACTAACAAT GTTTTACCTTTAAGCATGACACTGAAACCTAACATGATTATTGGGGATG AAAATCCATCTGGGCTGACTCAGAATTTAGAGACTTTGGTCAAGGAATCTGATGCTGATGAAAATGCTGATACTCAACTGAAAATTCTG GAAGGTGATGATGAtgtaagaaaagaaaggaaaagacaGTCAAACAGGGAATCAGCTAAGAGATCAAGGATGCGAAAACAG CAAGAATGTGAAGAGCTGTGTAAAAAGATAGACACTCTTAAGGATGAAAATTCCGTCCTTACGCAAAGGCTCGTTACACTTTCTGAGGAATGTCTGGAGCTCACCAATGAAAACAATTCCATTGAG